The genomic stretch AAGAGGAAATCCTTAGTCGGACTGGTACTATACCTGCTGCTAGTGTCTTGCTTAATTCTTGGGTTCAAAATGGTAAGTTTCATATTAAGGCTGCCTATGACTGGTTCAGAACACCTGCAACTGCCCTCCCTTGGGCCCCTGCACTCAATAGTCAATTCCTAATCCCTAGCCATAGACTGATTACTACCTTAGCCCTTAAAGAAGAGCTGGCTACTATGGATAAAATTGCTGCTAGAGGCTTCTCCATAGCTAACAGATTCATTCTTTGTAAGGAAGCTCAGGAAACTCATAGTTATATTTTCCTTCAGTGCTCCTTTTCTAGACATCTTTGGACTGGTATTCTCACCTGGCTTGGCCTGCCACACAGAGCTTTTAATCCTACTAAGGAGCTACTCTGGTGCATTGAAAAGAAGCATATAAGACACTGGAAGAATGGGTGGTTCCGCTGCTGTATAGGAGCTGTCTGCTACCATATTTGGGCTGAAAGAAATGCTAGAATTTTTCTAGGAGCTGAAAAAACTGCTACTCAACTCCTTCACATTATCAGAAATAATGTTAGTAGTCGCATCTTAGGGAAAGTTCCTAATAAGGACTATGAAAAGGTTGTCCATAGGCTAAACTTCTTTTGAGTTTATGCCTTATGTCATAGGGGTTATTCTTTGTATGAAATCCTTGTCCTTTTTCTTTGCCCTAAATGGATGAATAAAATGGACTGTAATTTattgcataataataataataataataataataataataataataataataataataataataataataataataataataataataataataataataataataataataataataataataataataataataataataataataataataataataataataataataataataataataataataataattgtttaggtcttttttacctaagtcgatttagggtcaatgtagtctatattcgttggtcgattgtatgatgatttgtatgtc from Silene latifolia isolate original U9 population chromosome 5, ASM4854445v1, whole genome shotgun sequence encodes the following:
- the LOC141655254 gene encoding uncharacterized protein LOC141655254; translation: MCNLETFSHWSGLSANNDKTDVYFGGVPATVKHQILQIKHWAAKSFSYAGKVQLLNSVIFGLTNFWCASVLLPMNIIKAINRLWKDFFWNNDDGRQRMVYARWRTICSPWHEGGLDIKELLFWNKSVLAKRLWSFANQHYGFWCHWNTAYNLIHNSIWDNNSKPHHSESFRSILAVKEEILSRTGTIPAASVLLNSWVQNGKFHIKAAYDWFRTPATALPWAPALNSQFLIPSHRLITTLALKEELATMDKIAARGFSIANRFILCKEAQETHSYIFLQCSFSRHLWTGILTWLGLPHRAFNPTKELLWCIEKKHIRHWKNGWFRCCIGAVCYHIWAERNARIFLGAEKTATQLLHIIRNNVSSRILGKVPNKDYEKVVHRLNFF